The Plasmodium chabaudi chabaudi strain AS genome assembly, chromosome: 14 genome contains the following window.
ttttttgttacaCGATAATAAAATTCGAAAAATTGAAGCGAAACTAATTAAAACATCCtataatttatcaaatcctcaaaatgataatatttatgagCATACCCCATTTAATACAATGGATGATCACAAATGTTTTGATGACATTCCTCGAAAATATGCAATAGTTGATAAagaatgtataaatattttatgtaaaaataatactttgttaaaaatttacaaattacaacgaaaaaataagaaaattatGGATGCCAtaacatttattaatagcATTAATCGTGGatctatattatattagtcttttaaatacacctttttaattattctgttattattttttttattatcctATAACACACCTCAATCTTAgtctctttttttaataatttttttttgtgtacaACTTATTTGATATGCgataatgcatatatacatatgtatgttgatatttaatattattttttttttattgtggatagattttaatttataaacataatttgtattaaaatgaatttttcGCCTAAATatccatataaataatttctcattttttaaaatttcttCATGTTGGATGTTTTTTTCGAAATACTATTTTGTTTGTTCCTaggttttaaataaaatgcattCAATATTGCTACTTTccaatatgtatatttataattctcTTTTCTTTgcttaaataaaaaaaaatttattatatgatatatttgtaaaaaaaactcATGTATGAGAATGACactaaaaatgataaaccTTATAAatagatttattttttttaagctGGATAATAcgataaaatattcacataaaatatgtttatttaacaatagaaaaaaacaaattctTACAAAATTTCACgatttttgtaatatattttttgtttctttaaatttatatattgtgaagaaatatatactttcaAAAAATACTCGAATATCTTATTTGGAAGATAGAGGAGACGCATACCtacaaaaaaagtatagGACGGATACTAAATTTTTAAGAACAGAAAGGTAAAACTTGTGCACACACacatgtatgcatatataaacttatttactagcaataatttttactaaactcattttcatttttataatttctaAGTGGAATACTATATAAGGATTTATTAGACGGTGAAGGTGATCCAATTGAAGAAGGAGATACtgtttatattcattaccAAGGGAAAACAACAAACGATTTTCGAATAATTCAATCAACATTTACAAGCATTATACCACCTAAAATAAAAGCTGggatatatgataaaaaacaCATAAAGgctatatatgaaatagtAATTGGTATGAAAAAACACACACGAAGGCAATGTATTGTTCCTCCCCATTTAGCATATCCTAATCATTTTCCTAAtcaagtaaaaaaaaatttaataaaaataatcaaatatCTTATTTAGAATGTTTCATTAGTCATTATTTTGTgccttattttttttattattttagccccttatttatgaaatagATATAGTAAAagtgataaaaaaaggagAAGAACATGATACATTACTTGaaagaataaaaagaaatgctaattatttaaaaacagCTATAACTTCCTTCTTTTagttttttctatatagaACCAAAAACAGatacttttttatgtatttatattttatttgtttttgtatgttatttttaattatcaTCAATTTTTGAAAACGGAAGAAATGTGGTTAACTTATTTGCCATCATTTTATCACATCCTCTCGTTTTCTATATCccgttttattatttaattatatattttttattgaaatagttgaaaataaaataagccAAATGggctttaaaaattaatagacATGTTTGTTTCatcaaatttaataaatgaataaatatattaattataaaaaatataaaaaggtaaatgaatatacaaatagaaaattaaatatacagTAATAAACTGTTAGTAAAATACCAATTTGTATTGTAGGCATTactatgtaaaaataaaaaaatgtatcgAGCTTGATAATAagtcttttattatttttattgtccAAGTCACAAAACAATGCGACTATTCTTCATAGACTATCATCCCTTAGCTCATTTAGTATGCATGATGTGATATAATTGATATggtctttctttttttcgattATACTACCATCTgcatcatttatattatttgtagcattattttttaagtgtaacttataaaaattcgtttttatattaactagccaatttttaataatattaacatttttatcattttctaatataattgaatatccaactttttttcttcttccaACTCTTCCAcacaaatgaatatattcatttaaattttttggcttattacataaaataacaatatcTAAGTCATTTATGTGAAAACCTCGAATACTATCAAATGAACTAATAATAACAggaaatttatttgtatattttagttcaccattattatttttattatcaatttcttttaaattttttatttcttcgtAATTTtcacacatttttttcaaagaGTCATTATTTTCGTTTTGTGATATTTCTAATCTTTcatgtaataaaatagaataaatatttttttccattaaatattttttcatattcattaATGAGTagccattttttattaaaattaatattttcctcGTTTTAAAACTTTCTACAATTTCATAAAcatctttaattttattactaaACAAATCATCATTtgttatatgataaaaatgatgtatatttttaggaAGTTGAACTTTTATTACATACTTTTGTAAATTTGCTGGATTATTTAAATCTAACATATTATACATGTCTTCTTCATCTTGGCTATCTTCATCTAAATCGGTTTCCTCTTCTATTGCACTTCTATAATTTATGTCATCAATTAATGATTGATTTTGTTCATCATTTTCGACATCCTCCTTTTCTTTGTCCATATAagaattatcattatttgtgCTCATCATATCATTTAGTATTGTATCAGTTATTTCATCTTTGGTTGTGTGTAATTCTGCAATGCTTTCCCCTTCTAGcgtattgtttttttctcttaacaaataaacattttttctttttagaTTATTCTTATTCAAACTCAATagattaaatatttttctgtGTAATTCTCTATTTAAGGTACTAGAACAtccaataaaatttaatttttttggatTCATGTACATAATAGTTTCTAATATCATGTAGgccgtttttttttttatttttttaaattttttttggtttGAAGATCTATTCTTTTGTGAAGGAAGCAACTTATCAATTTCgtcaaaaaatacatactTGATGCtttctaaaaaatgttttaaattatttttttctaaatttaatatataatttttaaaacacaAAGGTGTTCCAATAAGAAAAAGAGCGTCTCTTATATTTTCGTTCGTTAAATTATGATTGCTCAGTAttccttctttttttttctttttttttaaattactACCGTCATTTGTACACACTTCAATGTTTTCATATACCTGATCGGTATTATGATCTGCTTTACTTTTATTACTTGCATTGGgatttttcactttttttgAGTCATCATACTTATCAATAAAAAGCTTAATTATACTGCTATTCTCATTATTTGTAAaggataatatattttgtgaaGTTTGTACACATAACTCTTTTGAAGGACATAGTATGAGTATTTTATCCCCCTTctttaatacattttttttagaacTTTCTTCAAGTAAtaaatctttattttcatgtatatcataaatttcggaatatttttcactaaatggtatatatttaagtttacttttattattattttgttgtttatttaaatcgaatatattttgataattgCCACCATAATGATATTGGTTTAAGTATTTTTCTCTTTCGATGTCTTcatcaaaaataatttcactattaaaataatgttttaatacaaaatacAATAAGCAAATTGTTGTTTTTCCACTGGATGTCTTAGAATGTACTATAACATTATTATCACGCTCTAATAAGTACatgaaatttttttgaagatTACTTAAATGCTTTATTTCTTGTATTccattgttattttttatttcaccGTTTAAGTAAtttactttattttcatcattattacttgtattttcaataaaaactatgtttttgttttttcccCATTTCTCAATTTTTCTGTTTAAATGTGTTATGTTGTCATTACTCGGGTTTTCGAcatcttttaaaataaaccTGGTTCTTAAAACAGGGCTGATATTCCGAATATAAGAAAGATTAGCAGACTTATTCAAAACTACACATTTTGTTgagtataaaatattttttaagaaaaacAAACAGATTAGATACTTGTAGaaaaaactatttttagTCTTACTCAAAATAGgtataaaacattttaacaaaaaaaaaaatacgattatataattttccataaaattatattttatttatttttgttttaatgaGGTATTTATAGCTTTATTTCAATCATTTTCCTTAATTTGTTTACaataattttctattttcataatatttaaatgaatcaaattttttaataaattaaaacaaacgtatcaaattatttttaattgttttttctacatatataaaaagtttaCAAAAACATGCACAATATATGGCGtaccattttttgtaaaatatagaagCGCAGGaatatgcaaataatattatacatatttatgaatatataatattaatcatatatatgaataaaaaaaaaagtttcaGATGTTGAAAGCTTATCAAAAATtaacgaaataaatatatgcatattatatagtGTATTactcttttaaaaaattgtgtaGATTACtccatataaaaaattttatgcatatagaATTTTCTTAGTTTCCAATTTATTGAGTATACAACAAATTTATGCTTCTAAATTTGTTTGTATATTATCTAATTTTCACTACTTTTGCTGATTCTTGTCTAtcctatttatattttctgaATCCAAATTTAGTTGCTCTGCATATTTTCTTAGTGTTGAGATTTTCTTCTTATCTAAAGAAATTGTGTCCTCATTGGCAGTTATCtgtttattcattttttcgaTATATGCATTCGATGACGATAAAAGCTTAGTTCCAAATTTCCATTGTAATTCAATTTTATGCAAATCCAACTTTAGACTTTTTGCTCGTTCCATCAAAAGTTCTGATTCTTTTTTCAATGTCATAGAGACATCATTATCTTTTTCTAACTtcgttttaaaatattcaaaatacaTCAACATTTTTTGTGTCTCATCTTCTGAAAAGTTTTTTATGtcttcatttaaatatttccatTGCTCATTACTTAAATGTGTTAgtttaaaatttgaataGTCTTCATCTTTTGTATTGATTatgtttttctttcttttttttttggttgttggctttttaattaaaattaaataactAACTAAAATTGGAGACAACAacgaatatataaaaagaaaacgtacaaaaattaagtgtggtaatataaataatataaaataaaaaaaaatgcatttcatataaatttcaATACTAGCAAATcctgataataataaagctGAATGCATAAACTTCTGAGAGATTGTCATATCATTAAATCCATCTAatccataaaaaaaataattaaataaaaaaaaattcagataaacaaataataatataaacacaAATTTTgctatttgttttttgttAAGGCGCAATGCTTCAAACAgcttttcctttttaataatgtcagacaaaaaattaaacatattaattatgagaaaaaatataactaaataaaatagacttctaaattttgaaaatatcccaaataaagttatatatatatcataatatatgtcCATAAAATTAGGATAGTATTCTATcttgttaatataaatgctCATAACTAGCCATAGCACAATGGTTGAAATTTGAAATAAGCACATtatcaaatttaataaatcgcattcaaaaatgtatataaaaaatatttttaattttaacaaCATTTTAGTTGTAGGCTTGTGACccttttgatatatatgtgcGTCAAATAGGTTGTGATTATTCGGATATGCCCCCCcataattatttggatAATTTTCCGCATAATTACCCCCAAAATTATTAGGGGTGTAATAATCGGGATAACCACCATACTGGTTAGCGGTGTAAAAATCTATTAGCTGCTggttattataattatagttattaaaatcatatgatgtatgcatattttcttCGGGTccagaaaaattatttaaatcgcTAGGCGTGCAACCATATGCTGTAGTATTAGTATTATCAGaactatataaaattgaaagataaatatttttgaagtAGGAAaagattttaaaaaaatgcaaatatatatttataagtaatgatattaatataattacaaaCAATagattaattattattcctttgatatggaaaatattaaaagaattaaaaaataaatgatcaAACATtatgcttttttttatgtgtcCATTAAGTGTTATAATAAAGCGTATATTtactaaaatattatgttgatcaatattatcatataaaataaaagatattttaatttcttcAGTTGAATCATTAATTAGCAacgatattttatttaagcTACGCTCAAATCTCTCTTTATTgtttaaatttgtatagcaattttttaatgtgtAATCACAAATAAGagtattatttatagatttcattttttctcgAAACTTAattcttatttttacacTTTCATTACGAATATTGAAAATGTCTAtccatttaaattttttataatcagGATTAATATTATGTCCTGCAAGATTAgatccattttttaaaaaaccagcaaatgaattttttatccATTCAATTATGTCACTTCgattttctattttattgAAATTTAAACTTTCATTATGTATGTtaacatttataaatttgttaagATTATGATATTTCATAGTATCTACTAAATTTATGTTCGGTggataaattatattttctatttgaTATCTTAATAAATCTTCATGCTCTTTACCTTTATTAAAATCGCtaatcaaaaataataaaataaacataatgaTTGatgtacataaatatatagaaaatatagtTCTTCTATGTTTTGTCTTATATTCATTGTATTTTCTTAAAATacgttttttttccttataTGATAAAGACATAATTGTgttgttcatatttaaaaatatgtctaAAATTTGTtcgatattaaaaaaaatacattttttttgttcttccaaattttttctatcgttcaaaattttttgattattttgatttttgcCCATATctaatatatctttataatttaaatctGCATAATTCAAATTGTTTGTATCTATTTCATAAACATTTGAATCATTTGATAAATAACTACTATTGCTGCTACTATCACTACTTAAGTTTCCagatttgtatttttttatatcattattatgaGTTTCTAACGATTTATCGTATATTACATTggtcatatttttattgggATAGTCATATCGCCCATTGTAATGCTCTTTTTTTACCTTtagaatattataattatttgtgttatcattttttgagACACGCTTTTCgagcatatttatattttttgttttgttttgtaCAACCTCATTGTTAATTGATTCTATATCATCTTCGTCCTTATATTTGGTATTACTTCtgctaatatatttatcatctttttcattttcttcattttgtttatcattttttattaattttttggaaTATAAATTAGTAAACATATCGCGCAActttttgtttcttttaaaaaacgaTTTAATGGCTAGAAAAAATAGGACTGAATAActtatagtaataataaaaattaaaagcaagacataataaaagtaagaaataaaattatctttattttctatagaATGAATATTAAATCTTTGGAAATTcgcaaatataatatatgcattcaaaataaatacattaaGCATGCTAGAATTAAACTTTTCTGGAAGGCTAAACAGTTTATAGCTAAAAAGGGAGAATATACCCAAACAtccaaatattataattattatgataaaaaatgggtACAAAAAATCTGTTTTTATGTTCTTTTcaacattattatatttttgtattaaaaccccaaaatgatttataaaagcataagagcatataataaaacttATTATAGATGATccaataaaaacatttcgAATGAATtctatttttgataattgtGAACCTACATTATTTATCAAATCTAcaatattgttattatttatttttgaataaaatCCATCAAATTCGTATTTTCCTTCGTTAAATGATACTTGAATATTTGGAAGATAATACTGGTACAAAATGTAAATACCTAGAATAGCCAAGTTAAATATAAAGGTAACTACAAACAaataggaaaaaataatgaataataaatgaatgaAAAATGCAAAGATGGAAAGACTGGAATAATTTCTTGAAATGGCAACAAATCGGCGCactaaaataataatacttaATAGACATAATTACACATATTAcaaagataaaataaattcctTTTTAGTTACCTAAAAGGGCAAATTTGACTGGATACGATTTAGCATACAGTCGGAATCCAACCAACATAAATTTTCgaacattttttgaaatttgaataacaagcaaaataataaatatggataatgaaatgaaaaaaatataattattaagtTGGCTAGTAGAAGCTGATAACGTTGTTAATTCTTTATGCGTTTTCGCATTAggtaaaaatgaaaattttaaaatattatatgacaaaatatttaacaaaggattatataataaaaaatccaATGAAACAGAAgctatattataatttgttaatataacaGCTGGTATAAAATATGGGTAATCTATAGAATAATAAGTACCCTGAGAAAGTTGTTCATGTATTCTCTCTTTGTTTTCTTcacatattatttgatataagcctcctaattttttgtatgatttttcatatgaaaataaatagttCCAATTTGTACCAAAGTATGTAGAACTAATGTCTTGAGTATTTTCTAATTCATTTGAAAGGTAATCATCTggatatatttcatatatttttttatctttatatatatttattggatcattattattttttttatataatctcATAGTTATTCTCCAGCATTttccaaataaaatattattatttaaaaatttgtcTTGTGCTACCTTTTCAGTAAAGGTATTTTTAATCCATGAAGACAGTTCAAATTTACTacgtatatttttaaatgttgTGAAATCCTTTTTTTGAGGGttataagaaaaattattatttattttttttatatcatcacTTATagatttataaaatgtttcTGAAAAAGTTTTTGattcatttatatcattgTATAGAAAATTTTGGAAATTTTTTACCTTCACTATACTATTTgaagtatatataacaataaaaaaaaggattattaaaattaaatcaatatttatctttaaccatttttttttattttctagtTTGCCTGCAAACCCAAATAATTCAGACTGTTCCTTTTCTTCTTCtgcatatttaaataatatatttgaataaaattttaaaaattttaaatcatcattatttggGATATTCTGATTTTCCTctactttattatttatttttctatcCATTTTATACAAGTCTTTATATTGAACTTCTTTCCATTTTACGATAGTTTATTAAAGATTTATATACACGTGCATATCTGCCCCTCTTATGATAtttgctttattttttacatatactCCTACGCTTGgatacataaatatgtatatatgcatagtacgtatttaaactttttttattacaccAATTTTTTGAAGTATTGAAGTCAAAGTAGACTATTTCGATGGCATTGCTTAACTTTCGCCCCTTCAAAATGACTAAAAGACATGGTATTATTCATAACGTATAATatgattaatatatatacatgtatcGTGATATTGTTAATACTTAAGTGTCTGCTgatataaaacattattCAACATAGTGTTATTATATGAGCGTATTCCACATGCTACTTTTAAACTCCATCTCTCTGAGATGTTTGTAAATTTCacaaaacaaaagaaaatttaatttattaaaaattgtgaaaattttataataacacattacttaaataataacatgCAATTccttataattaatattattttttgagaGAACTAatctaatatatataatatttttttttctccatGTATGCACATTTTTGCATAAAAGTATGCCATATTTTAAAGAcgcttaaaaaataaaataagtatcacaaatgaaaatattccttattttatttctttaatatggtaaaaatatacaaaattaaaaataattttatatgccattatattattgtttatttgttttttaaaaatcacATAACATATATCCAAATGTataacacatttttatgGGTGTATATAGTCAAG
Protein-coding sequences here:
- a CDS encoding peptidyl-prolyl cis-trans isomerase, putative, which encodes MRMTLKMINLINRFIFFKLDNTIKYSHKICLFNNRKKQILTKFHDFCNIFFVSLNLYIVKKYILSKNTRISYLEDRGDAYLQKKYRTDTKFLRTESGILYKDLLDGEGDPIEEGDTVYIHYQGKTTNDFRIIQSTFTSIIPPKIKAGIYDKKHIKAIYEIVIGMKKHTRRQCIVPPHLAYPNHFPNQPLIYEIDIVKVIKKGEEHDTLLERIKRNANYLKTAITSFF
- a CDS encoding DEAD box helicase, putative → MENYIIVFFFLLKCFIPILSKTKNSFFYKYLICLFFLKNILYSTKCVVLNKSANLSYIRNISPVLRTRFILKDVENPSNDNITHLNRKIEKWGKNKNIVFIENTSNNDENKVNYLNGEIKNNNGIQEIKHLSNLQKNFMYLLERDNNVIVHSKTSSGKTTICLLYFVLKHYFNSEIIFDEDIEREKYLNQYHYGGNYQNIFDLNKQQNNNKSKLKYIPFSEKYSEIYDIHENKDLLLEESSKKNVLKKGDKILILCPSKELCVQTSQNILSFTNNENSSIIKLFIDKYDDSKKVKNPNASNKSKADHNTDQVYENIEVCTNDGSNLKKKKKKEGILSNHNLTNENIRDALFLIGTPLCFKNYILNLEKNNLKHFLESIKYVFFDEIDKLLPSQKNRSSNQKKFKKIKKKTAYMILETIMYMNPKKLNFIGCSSTLNRELHRKIFNLLSLNKNNLKRKNVYLLREKNNTLEGESIAELHTTKDEITDTILNDMMSTNNDNSYMDKEKEDVENDEQNQSLIDDINYRSAIEEETDLDEDSQDEEDMYNMLDLNNPANLQKYVIKVQLPKNIHHFYHITNDDLFSNKIKDVYEIVESFKTRKILILIKNGYSLMNMKKYLMEKNIYSILLHERLEISQNENNDSLKKMCENYEEIKNLKEIDNKNNNGELKYTNKFPVIISSFDSIRGFHINDLDIVILCNKPKNLNEYIHLCGRVGRRKKVGYSIILENDKNVNIIKNWLVNIKTNFYKLHLKNNATNNINDADGSIIEKKKDHINYITSCILNELRDDSL